One genomic segment of Bdellovibrionales bacterium includes these proteins:
- a CDS encoding UDP-N-acetylmuramoyl-L-alanyl-D-glutamate--2,6-diaminopimelate ligase encodes MKLAQLLSVYSQLKWGDDPLAEVTSVCRDTRSMKAGSLYVAIRGQALDGHDYISQACAGGAIGLVVENEAKVPLDYRGAVVVVEDSRRALDILASRFFGNPAQNLFCVGVTGTNGKTSTTLLTEAILNRYGWTTGVMGTIDHHVGTHTWETQMTTPDAIDLQRRLSEFNSLGARAAIFEVSSHALSQFRVDAIPFDCVVFTNLTRDHLDYHETMENYFIAKQRLFDEILSRSTKSPVFAIINSNDPYGKKLQLSSRSVNWTYGQGEADFSFQVEKADFSGTSYRLKYLGGVVRIEIPLIGIHNVYNATAAFAVGMAAGAGAETCRTALAGFCGIRGRMERVGDPNSAIHVFVDYAHTDDALRFVLEGLNEIRREGQLPVRIITVFGCGGDRDRGKRPLMMRVALNGSDRVYVTSDNPRSEDPERIISEIISETPKPVLKDKVVVEADRREAIKMAILSAQPGDVVLIAGKGHENYQILNTGQIFFSDTLVAGEFLK; translated from the coding sequence TTGAAGTTAGCCCAGTTATTGTCCGTCTATTCTCAACTGAAATGGGGAGATGATCCTCTGGCTGAGGTCACTTCTGTTTGCCGAGACACTCGGTCCATGAAGGCAGGTTCCTTGTACGTTGCCATTCGGGGTCAGGCCTTGGATGGGCATGATTATATTTCTCAGGCCTGCGCAGGGGGGGCGATTGGATTGGTAGTTGAAAATGAAGCAAAGGTGCCCCTTGATTACCGCGGTGCTGTGGTTGTCGTGGAAGACTCTCGGAGAGCTCTCGATATTTTAGCAAGCCGATTCTTCGGAAATCCGGCCCAGAATCTTTTTTGCGTGGGAGTGACGGGAACAAACGGAAAAACGAGTACAACTCTTTTGACGGAAGCCATTCTGAATCGCTATGGGTGGACGACGGGGGTCATGGGTACGATCGATCACCATGTTGGCACTCACACCTGGGAAACTCAGATGACAACGCCTGACGCAATTGATTTGCAGAGGAGACTTTCAGAGTTTAACTCTCTTGGGGCCAGAGCCGCCATTTTTGAAGTTTCAAGTCATGCCCTTTCTCAATTTCGTGTTGATGCGATACCATTCGACTGTGTTGTTTTTACCAATTTAACCCGAGACCATCTCGACTATCATGAAACAATGGAGAACTATTTTATTGCAAAGCAACGGCTTTTTGATGAGATCCTTTCCCGCTCTACGAAATCCCCGGTTTTTGCGATCATCAATTCCAATGATCCTTACGGAAAGAAACTTCAGCTATCGAGTCGGTCGGTGAATTGGACTTATGGCCAAGGGGAAGCGGATTTTTCCTTTCAGGTAGAAAAGGCCGATTTTTCTGGAACGAGCTATCGATTGAAATACCTTGGTGGAGTGGTCAGGATAGAAATTCCACTGATAGGTATTCATAATGTCTACAATGCGACGGCGGCCTTTGCTGTTGGGATGGCTGCTGGCGCTGGAGCTGAAACCTGTCGTACAGCTTTGGCTGGATTTTGTGGCATTCGTGGTCGAATGGAAAGAGTGGGTGATCCAAACAGTGCAATTCACGTGTTCGTTGATTATGCGCACACAGATGATGCCTTGAGGTTTGTTCTTGAGGGACTAAATGAAATTCGGCGCGAGGGTCAACTGCCGGTTCGAATCATCACCGTATTTGGCTGTGGTGGCGATAGAGACAGAGGCAAGAGGCCTTTGATGATGCGAGTGGCTTTGAATGGCTCTGACCGTGTCTACGTGACTTCGGATAATCCGCGAAGCGAAGATCCGGAGAGGATTATTTCTGAAATCATCTCTGAGACACCCAAACCCGTACTCAAGGACAAGGTCGTTGTTGAAGCGGATCGGAGGGAGGCAATCAAGATGGCCATCTTGTCTGCTCAGCCTGGAGATGTGGTGCTTATTGCTGGAAAGGGCCATGAGAATTATCAAATTTTAAATACGGGGCAGATCTTTTTTTCTGATACTTTGGTTGCTGGGGAGTTTTTAAAATGA